A window of Lysobacter terrestris contains these coding sequences:
- a CDS encoding BolA family protein has translation MNADTIRHLIEQGLPGARADVRGEDGVHFEATVVAEAFRGKLPLARHRMVYATLGERMGGEIHALALKTVTPDEAA, from the coding sequence TTGAACGCCGATACCATCCGCCATCTGATCGAACAGGGCCTCCCGGGCGCCCGCGCCGACGTGCGCGGCGAAGACGGGGTCCACTTCGAGGCCACCGTCGTGGCCGAAGCCTTCCGCGGCAAGCTGCCGCTGGCCCGCCACCGCATGGTCTATGCCACGCTGGGTGAACGCATGGGGGGCGAGATCCATGCGCTCGCCCTGAAGACGGTCACGCCGGACGAGGCTGCCTGA